One genomic window of Streptomyces sp. NBC_01276 includes the following:
- a CDS encoding spherulation-specific family 4 protein, translating to MLLVPLYEHPADRPEDWELLIRSAGRLHSVVLNPDSGPGRAPDERFADVCARLRDAGVPVLGYVDTDYGRRPHAEVVQDLLRHRDWYATDGAFLDQAAADPGLLPHYGRLAVAARAAGARTLVLNHGVHPHPGYVELADLLVTFEGPWDAYRDAAAEPPAWTAGHPARTFCHLVYAVPPGAPAAELAAVRRAGVHCAVPGTGAHPWGTLPNALEAAG from the coding sequence ATGCTGCTGGTGCCGCTCTACGAGCACCCCGCCGACCGGCCCGAGGACTGGGAGCTGCTCATCCGCTCCGCGGGCCGGCTCCACTCCGTGGTGCTCAACCCCGACAGCGGTCCGGGCCGGGCCCCCGACGAACGGTTCGCCGACGTCTGCGCCCGGCTGCGGGACGCCGGCGTGCCCGTCCTCGGGTACGTCGACACGGACTACGGGCGCCGCCCGCACGCGGAGGTGGTCCAGGACCTGCTGCGCCACCGCGACTGGTACGCCACCGACGGGGCCTTCCTCGACCAGGCCGCCGCCGATCCCGGGCTGCTGCCCCACTACGGACGGCTCGCCGTCGCGGCCCGTGCCGCGGGGGCCCGTACGCTCGTCCTGAACCACGGCGTCCACCCGCACCCCGGGTACGTCGAACTCGCCGACCTGCTCGTCACCTTCGAGGGACCCTGGGACGCCTACCGCGACGCGGCGGCCGAGCCGCCCGCCTGGACCGCCGGCCACCCGGCCCGGACGTTCTGCCACCTCGTGTACGCGGTCCCGCCGGGCGCGCCCGCCGCGGAGCTCGCGGCGGTGCGCCGGGCCGGGGTGCACTGCGCGGTCCCCGGCACCGGCGCGCATCCCTGGGGGACCCTCCCGAACGCCCTGGAGGCAGCCGGATGA
- a CDS encoding leucyl aminopeptidase gives MTALTLSTAGAATLRADALVVGVAKGPKGLVVAAGAEAVDKAFDGKLATVLDALGASGGEGETTKLPAPAGLKVPVVLAVGLGAAPEQDESFDEEALRRAAGAAARALHGAKKAAFALPLDDASAVTAVAEGALLGAYAFTAYQGGEKKAGKGSGPKQPLAEVALLGAKPRDKEHKAAAERATVVATEVNIARDLINTPPNDLTPEAFAAVASATAKENGIKVQILDEKALVKGGFGGIMGVGKGSENPPRLVKLSYTHAKAEKTLAFVGKGITYDSGGISLKPAGHNETMKCDMAGAAAVFAAVVAAAKLGLQVNVTGWLALAENMPSGSATKPGDVLRMYSGKTVEVLNTDAEGRLVLGDALTKASEENPDAIVDVATLTGAMVLALGDRTFGIMANDDAFRTSIHEIAEEVGEASWPMPLPEDLRKTMDSPTADIANMGVRMGGGLVAGLFLQEFVGEGITWAHLDIAGPAFHEGAPYGYTPKGGTGSAVRTLVRLAERTATGDLG, from the coding sequence GTGACTGCTCTGACTCTCAGCACTGCCGGCGCGGCGACGCTGCGCGCCGACGCCCTCGTCGTCGGCGTGGCGAAGGGCCCCAAGGGGCTCGTCGTGGCCGCGGGCGCCGAGGCCGTGGACAAGGCGTTCGACGGAAAGCTCGCCACCGTGCTCGACGCACTCGGCGCCTCGGGCGGCGAAGGCGAGACCACCAAGCTGCCCGCGCCGGCCGGCCTCAAGGTCCCGGTCGTGCTGGCGGTCGGCCTGGGCGCCGCACCCGAGCAGGACGAGTCCTTCGACGAGGAGGCCCTGCGCCGCGCCGCCGGCGCCGCCGCCCGCGCCCTGCACGGCGCGAAGAAGGCCGCCTTCGCCCTCCCCCTGGACGACGCCTCCGCCGTCACCGCCGTGGCCGAGGGCGCGCTGCTGGGCGCGTACGCCTTCACCGCCTACCAGGGCGGCGAGAAGAAGGCCGGCAAGGGCTCCGGCCCCAAGCAGCCGCTGGCCGAGGTCGCCCTGCTGGGCGCCAAGCCGCGTGACAAGGAGCACAAGGCCGCGGCCGAGCGCGCCACCGTGGTCGCCACCGAGGTCAACATCGCCCGCGACCTGATCAACACCCCGCCGAACGACCTCACCCCCGAGGCCTTCGCCGCCGTCGCGTCCGCGACCGCGAAGGAGAACGGCATCAAGGTCCAGATCCTGGACGAGAAGGCCCTGGTCAAGGGCGGCTTCGGCGGCATCATGGGCGTCGGCAAGGGCTCCGAGAACCCGCCGCGCCTGGTGAAGCTCTCCTACACCCACGCCAAGGCGGAGAAGACCCTCGCCTTCGTCGGCAAGGGCATCACCTACGACTCGGGCGGCATCTCCCTGAAGCCGGCCGGTCACAACGAGACCATGAAGTGCGACATGGCCGGCGCCGCCGCCGTCTTCGCCGCCGTCGTGGCCGCCGCCAAGCTGGGCCTCCAGGTCAACGTGACCGGCTGGCTCGCGCTCGCCGAGAACATGCCGTCCGGCTCCGCCACCAAGCCCGGCGACGTCCTGCGCATGTACAGCGGCAAGACCGTCGAGGTCCTCAACACGGACGCCGAGGGCCGTCTGGTCCTGGGCGACGCCCTGACCAAGGCCTCCGAGGAGAACCCGGACGCGATCGTCGACGTCGCCACCCTGACCGGCGCCATGGTGCTGGCCCTGGGCGACCGGACCTTCGGGATCATGGCCAACGACGACGCCTTCCGCACCTCGATCCACGAGATCGCGGAGGAGGTCGGCGAGGCCTCCTGGCCGATGCCGCTCCCCGAGGACCTGCGCAAGACCATGGACTCCCCCACCGCCGACATCGCCAACATGGGTGTCCGCATGGGCGGCGGTCTGGTGGCCGGCCTCTTCCTCCAGGAGTTCGTCGGCGAGGGCATCACCTGGGCCCACCTCGACATCGCCGGTCCCGCCTTCCACGAGGGCGCACCGTACGGCTACACCCCCAAGGGCGGCACCGGCTCGGCCGTGCGCACCCTGGTCCGGCTGGCCGAGCGCACCGCCACGGGCGACCTGGGCTGA
- the lpdA gene encoding dihydrolipoyl dehydrogenase, with the protein MANDASTVFDLVILGGGSGGYAAALRASQLGLDVALIEKNKLGGTCLHNGCIPTKALLHAGEVADQAREAGQFGVKTSFEGIDIAGVHKYKDEVISGLYKGLQGLVASRKVTYIEGEGRLSSPTSVDVNGQRIQARHVLLATGSVPKSLPGLDIDGNRIISSDHALVLDRVPESAIILGGGVIGVEFASAWKSFGTDVTVIEGLKHLVPVEDENSSKILERAFRKRGIKFNLGTFFEKAEYTETGVRVTLADGKTFEAEVLLVAIGRGPVSQGLGYEEQGVAMDRGYVLVDEYMQTNVPTISAVGDLVPTLQLAHVGFAEGILVAERLAGLKPVPIDYDGVPRVTYCHPEVASVGITEAKAKEIYGADKVVALKYNLAGNGKSKILKTAGEIKLVQVKDGAVVGVHMVGDRMGEQVGEAQLIYNWEALPAEVAQLIHAHPTQNEALGEAHLALAGKPLHAHD; encoded by the coding sequence GTGGCGAACGACGCCAGCACCGTTTTCGACCTAGTGATCCTCGGCGGTGGCAGTGGCGGTTACGCCGCGGCTCTGCGCGCATCCCAGCTGGGTCTCGACGTTGCGCTGATCGAGAAGAACAAGCTCGGCGGCACCTGCCTGCACAACGGCTGCATCCCCACGAAGGCTCTGCTCCACGCCGGCGAGGTCGCGGACCAGGCTCGCGAAGCCGGACAGTTCGGTGTCAAGACCTCTTTCGAGGGCATCGACATCGCCGGTGTGCACAAGTACAAGGACGAGGTCATCTCCGGCCTCTACAAGGGCCTGCAGGGGCTGGTCGCCTCCCGCAAGGTCACCTACATCGAGGGTGAGGGACGCCTCTCCTCCCCGACGTCCGTCGACGTGAACGGGCAGCGCATCCAGGCCCGCCACGTCCTGCTGGCGACCGGCTCCGTGCCGAAGTCGCTGCCGGGCCTGGACATCGACGGCAACCGGATCATCTCCTCGGACCACGCGCTGGTCCTGGACCGCGTGCCCGAGTCCGCGATCATCCTGGGCGGCGGCGTCATCGGCGTCGAGTTCGCCTCGGCGTGGAAGTCCTTCGGCACCGACGTCACGGTCATCGAGGGCCTCAAGCACCTCGTCCCGGTCGAGGACGAGAACAGCTCGAAGATCCTCGAGCGCGCCTTCCGCAAGCGCGGCATCAAGTTCAACCTCGGCACCTTCTTCGAGAAGGCCGAGTACACCGAGACCGGTGTGCGCGTCACCCTCGCGGACGGCAAGACCTTCGAGGCCGAGGTGCTGCTGGTGGCCATCGGCCGCGGCCCCGTCTCGCAGGGCCTGGGCTACGAGGAGCAGGGCGTCGCGATGGACCGCGGCTACGTCCTGGTCGACGAGTACATGCAGACCAACGTGCCGACCATCTCGGCCGTCGGTGACCTCGTCCCGACCCTCCAGCTCGCGCACGTCGGCTTCGCCGAGGGCATCCTCGTCGCGGAGCGTCTGGCCGGCCTCAAGCCGGTCCCGATCGACTACGACGGTGTCCCGCGCGTCACCTACTGCCACCCCGAGGTCGCCTCCGTCGGCATCACCGAGGCCAAGGCCAAGGAGATCTACGGGGCGGACAAGGTCGTGGCCCTGAAGTACAACCTGGCGGGCAACGGCAAGAGCAAGATCCTGAAGACCGCGGGCGAGATCAAGCTCGTCCAGGTCAAGGACGGTGCCGTGGTCGGCGTCCACATGGTCGGTGACCGCATGGGCGAGCAGGTCGGCGAAGCCCAGCTGATCTACAACTGGGAGGCCCTGCCTGCCGAGGTCGCGCAGCTCATCCACGCGCACCCGACCCAGAACGAGGCCCTCGGCGAGGCCCACCTGGCCCTGGCCGGCAAGCCGCTTCACGCACACGACTAA
- the aceE gene encoding pyruvate dehydrogenase (acetyl-transferring), homodimeric type produces the protein MSDPVGKLPSELDQLPDRDTEETAEWAASLDAVAQAAGTRRAEYLLRRTLQHAEAAGLALPKLLETDYVNTIPTAAEPEFPGDEAMEARITAWNRWNAAAMVTRGSKYGVGGHIATFASAAWLYETGFQHFFRGKEADGSGDQLYIQGHASPGIYARAFLDGRISEQQLDNFRQESGGNGLPSYPHPRRLPWLWEFPTVSMGLGPLSAIYQARFNRYLQNRSIKDTANSHVWAFLGDGEMDEPESTAALALASRERLDNLTFVINCNLQRLDGPVRANFRVVQELEAQFRGAGWNVIKSLWGSAWDELFQLDTTGALVRRLREVPDAQFQTYATRDVAYIRQHFFGANAELVALGGLLSDAKIAECFHSSRGGHEPRKVYAAYKAALEHKGAPTVILAQTVKGYTLGAGFESKNANHQMKKLTIDEFKDMRDLLGLPIPDSAFADGKVPYGHPGADSPEVRYLNERRAALGGPAPARKVHHVALPAPADRSFAPLLKGSGKQEMATTMAFVRLVKDLMRDKETGKRWVPIVPDEARTFGMESLFPSAGIYSPLGQTYEPVDRDQLMYYKEAKDGQILNEGITEAGAMADFIAACTSYATHGEPMIPFYIFYSMFGWQRTADQMWQLADQLGKGFIVGATAGRTTLTGEGLQHADGHSHLIASTNPASLNYDPAFAYEIAVIVKDGLRRMYGEQPEDVFYYLTVYNEPKVQPAMPEGVEEGILKGLYRFNTAADLAEAAPAADAPKIQLMASGTAIHWILEAQKLLAADWNVAADVWSATSWGELRRDALECDEALLRGEVRTPFVTRALEGVTSPVLAVSDWMRQVPDQISQWVEQDYTSLGTDGFGLSDTREGARRHFGVDAQSIVVAALAQLARRGEVPASAIKEARERYGL, from the coding sequence ATGTCCGACCCCGTAGGAAAGCTTCCGAGCGAGCTCGACCAGCTCCCGGACCGCGACACCGAGGAGACCGCCGAATGGGCGGCCTCGCTCGACGCCGTCGCACAGGCCGCCGGTACGCGCCGCGCCGAATACCTGCTCCGCCGCACCCTCCAGCACGCCGAGGCCGCCGGCCTCGCCCTGCCGAAGCTGCTGGAGACGGACTACGTCAACACCATCCCCACCGCCGCGGAGCCGGAGTTCCCCGGTGACGAGGCGATGGAAGCCAGGATCACCGCCTGGAACCGCTGGAACGCGGCCGCCATGGTGACCCGCGGCTCCAAGTACGGCGTCGGCGGCCACATCGCCACCTTCGCCTCCGCCGCGTGGCTCTACGAGACCGGCTTCCAGCACTTCTTCCGCGGGAAGGAGGCCGACGGATCGGGCGACCAGCTCTACATCCAGGGCCACGCCTCCCCCGGCATCTACGCCCGCGCCTTCCTCGACGGGCGCATCTCCGAGCAGCAGCTCGACAACTTCCGCCAGGAGTCCGGCGGCAACGGCCTGCCGTCCTACCCGCACCCGCGGCGCCTGCCGTGGCTGTGGGAGTTCCCCACGGTCTCCATGGGCCTCGGCCCGCTCTCCGCGATCTACCAGGCGCGCTTCAACCGCTACCTGCAGAACCGGAGCATCAAGGACACCGCCAACTCGCACGTCTGGGCCTTCCTGGGCGACGGCGAGATGGACGAGCCCGAGTCGACCGCCGCACTGGCCCTCGCCTCCCGCGAGCGGCTCGACAACCTGACCTTCGTCATCAACTGCAACCTGCAGCGCCTCGACGGTCCGGTCCGCGCGAACTTCCGCGTCGTCCAGGAGCTGGAAGCCCAGTTCCGCGGCGCCGGCTGGAACGTCATCAAGTCCCTGTGGGGCTCCGCCTGGGACGAGCTCTTCCAGCTCGACACCACGGGCGCCCTGGTACGCCGCCTGCGCGAGGTACCGGACGCGCAGTTCCAGACGTACGCGACCCGCGACGTGGCCTACATCCGCCAGCACTTCTTCGGCGCCAACGCCGAGCTCGTCGCCCTGGGCGGCCTGCTGTCCGACGCGAAGATCGCCGAGTGCTTCCACAGCTCCCGCGGCGGCCACGAGCCCCGCAAGGTCTACGCCGCGTACAAGGCCGCCCTGGAGCACAAGGGTGCGCCGACGGTCATCCTCGCGCAGACCGTCAAGGGCTACACGCTGGGCGCCGGGTTCGAGTCGAAGAACGCGAACCACCAGATGAAGAAGCTGACGATCGACGAGTTCAAGGACATGCGCGACCTCCTTGGCCTCCCGATCCCGGACAGCGCCTTCGCCGACGGCAAGGTCCCGTACGGCCACCCGGGCGCGGACAGCCCCGAGGTGCGGTACCTCAACGAGCGCCGCGCGGCCCTCGGCGGCCCCGCCCCGGCCCGCAAGGTCCACCACGTGGCCCTGCCCGCCCCGGCCGACCGCTCCTTCGCCCCGCTGCTCAAGGGCTCCGGCAAGCAGGAGATGGCCACCACCATGGCCTTCGTCCGCCTCGTCAAGGACCTGATGCGGGACAAGGAGACCGGCAAGCGCTGGGTGCCGATCGTCCCCGACGAGGCCCGTACCTTCGGTATGGAGTCCCTCTTCCCGTCCGCCGGCATCTACTCGCCGCTGGGCCAGACGTACGAGCCGGTCGACCGCGACCAGCTGATGTACTACAAGGAAGCCAAGGACGGCCAGATCCTCAACGAGGGGATCACCGAGGCCGGCGCCATGGCCGACTTCATCGCCGCCTGCACGTCGTACGCGACGCACGGCGAGCCGATGATCCCGTTCTACATCTTCTACTCGATGTTCGGCTGGCAGCGCACCGCCGACCAGATGTGGCAGCTCGCCGACCAGCTCGGCAAGGGCTTCATCGTCGGCGCCACCGCCGGTCGCACCACGCTGACCGGTGAGGGCCTGCAGCACGCGGACGGCCACTCGCACCTGATCGCGTCCACGAACCCGGCGTCGCTCAACTACGACCCGGCCTTCGCGTACGAGATCGCGGTGATCGTCAAGGACGGTCTGCGCCGGATGTACGGCGAGCAGCCCGAGGACGTCTTCTACTACCTCACGGTCTACAACGAGCCGAAGGTGCAGCCGGCGATGCCCGAGGGCGTCGAGGAAGGCATCCTCAAGGGCCTGTACCGCTTCAACACGGCGGCGGACCTGGCGGAGGCGGCCCCGGCCGCCGACGCCCCGAAGATCCAGCTGATGGCCTCGGGTACGGCGATCCACTGGATCCTGGAGGCCCAGAAGCTCCTGGCCGCCGACTGGAACGTGGCCGCCGACGTCTGGTCCGCCACCTCCTGGGGCGAGCTGCGGCGCGACGCGCTGGAGTGCGACGAGGCGCTGCTGCGCGGCGAGGTCCGCACCCCGTTCGTCACCCGCGCGCTGGAGGGTGTCACCAGCCCGGTGCTCGCCGTCTCCGACTGGATGCGTCAGGTCCCGGACCAGATCAGCCAGTGGGTGGAGCAGGACTACACCTCGCTCGGTACGGACGGCTTCGGTCTGTCCGACACCCGTGAGGGCGCCCGCCGCCACTTCGGTGTCGACGCCCAGTCGATCGTGGTGGCCGCGCTGGCCCAGCTCGCCCGTCGCGGCGAGGTCCCGGCGTCCGCCATCAAGGAGGCCCGGGAGCGCTACGGCCTGTAG
- a CDS encoding GntR family transcriptional regulator, whose product MTPPVVHSLREQIREHIVEGIVSGRWKPGERIVERRIAVELEVSQTPVREALRELETLRLIESAPNKGVRVRNLSAADLEEIYPVRAGLEQIAAELAAPRLAADCTALEPHVAALWEADRSEDGTAQVRHTVGFHREMVRAAGNSVLLHTWESLGIEVFTALSIRWLGTVQKSYAEEHEALVAAFRSQDPDIGLLVKRHVLGCAPRA is encoded by the coding sequence ATCACCCCACCCGTCGTGCACTCGCTGCGCGAGCAGATCCGCGAGCACATCGTGGAGGGGATCGTCAGCGGCCGCTGGAAGCCCGGCGAGCGGATCGTCGAGCGGCGGATCGCGGTCGAGCTGGAGGTCAGCCAGACGCCCGTGCGGGAGGCCCTGCGCGAGCTGGAGACACTGCGGCTGATCGAGTCGGCGCCGAACAAGGGCGTCCGCGTACGGAACCTCTCCGCGGCCGACCTGGAGGAGATCTACCCGGTCCGGGCCGGTCTGGAGCAGATCGCGGCCGAGCTGGCCGCCCCGCGGCTGGCGGCCGACTGCACGGCCCTGGAGCCGCACGTGGCCGCCCTGTGGGAGGCGGACCGCAGCGAGGACGGCACGGCGCAGGTGCGGCACACCGTGGGCTTCCACCGCGAGATGGTGCGGGCGGCCGGGAACAGCGTGCTGCTGCACACCTGGGAGAGCCTGGGCATCGAGGTGTTCACGGCCCTGTCCATCCGCTGGCTGGGTACGGTCCAGAAGTCCTACGCGGAGGAGCACGAGGCCCTCGTGGCGGCCTTCCGCAGTCAGGATCCGGACATCGGACTGCTCGTGAAGCGGCACGTGCTGGGCTGCGCACCGCGCGCCTGA
- the pelF gene encoding GT4 family glycosyltransferase PelF: MSHGRHVTMLTEGTYPHVHGGVSTWCDQLVRGMPEVDFNVIALTGSGREPVTWELPRNVYRHTSFPLWGPPPSRTRRSALRGKAHRRFAALYETFLLSLIDPAHGGFSEALGEFARLARAGRLTPALRSESVLRLLMDVWTRPGLVTARAEPTVHDALTATDLLEHALRPLSVRIPPDSVAHAVSSGLATLPALAAKRLDQVPFLLTEHGIYLRERYLGYRTAAQRWPVKALMLGFYRELNSEGYRQADLITPVNQYNRRWEERGGADAERIRTVYNGVDPHAFPEAGPEPEVPTLSWCGRIDPIKDLETLIRAYAFMRRELPALRLRLFGPVPAGCEEYRLRLEKLAAELGVGDGISYEGRIAEVAKAYAAGSVVMLSSISEGFPFSIIEAMSCGRTTVSTDVGGVREAVGDTGLVVPPREPETMARATLALLRDDERRAELGRSSRKRVVEKFTLHQSVDGFRHIYRELAGQPVLPVRAGDDWTQRLADPWYRELAADGSLW, translated from the coding sequence ATGAGCCATGGGCGTCATGTCACCATGCTCACCGAAGGCACCTATCCACACGTCCACGGGGGCGTCAGCACCTGGTGCGACCAGCTCGTCCGCGGCATGCCGGAGGTCGACTTCAACGTCATAGCCCTGACCGGCTCCGGACGTGAGCCGGTCACCTGGGAACTGCCGCGCAACGTCTACCGGCACACCTCCTTCCCGCTCTGGGGCCCGCCGCCCTCCCGGACCCGCCGGTCCGCGCTGCGGGGCAAGGCCCACCGCCGTTTCGCCGCCCTCTACGAGACCTTCCTGCTCTCGCTGATCGACCCCGCGCACGGCGGTTTCTCCGAGGCCCTCGGCGAGTTCGCCCGCCTCGCCCGGGCCGGCCGCCTCACCCCGGCCCTGCGCTCCGAGTCGGTGCTCCGCCTCCTGATGGACGTCTGGACCCGGCCCGGCCTGGTCACCGCCCGGGCCGAACCCACCGTCCACGACGCGCTCACCGCCACCGACCTGCTGGAACACGCCCTGCGCCCGCTGTCCGTGCGGATCCCGCCCGACAGCGTCGCCCACGCCGTGAGCAGCGGCCTCGCGACCCTCCCGGCCCTCGCCGCCAAACGCCTCGACCAGGTGCCGTTCCTCCTCACCGAGCACGGCATCTACCTGCGCGAGCGCTACCTCGGCTACCGCACCGCCGCCCAGCGCTGGCCCGTCAAGGCCCTGATGCTGGGCTTCTACCGGGAGCTGAACTCCGAGGGGTACCGGCAGGCCGACCTGATCACCCCCGTCAACCAGTACAACCGCCGCTGGGAGGAGCGCGGGGGCGCCGACGCCGAGCGGATCCGCACCGTCTACAACGGGGTCGATCCGCACGCCTTCCCCGAGGCCGGGCCCGAACCCGAGGTCCCCACCCTCAGCTGGTGCGGCCGCATCGACCCGATCAAGGACCTCGAAACCCTCATCCGCGCCTACGCGTTCATGCGCCGGGAGCTGCCCGCCCTGCGCCTGCGCCTCTTCGGGCCGGTCCCGGCGGGCTGCGAGGAGTACCGGCTGCGCCTGGAGAAGCTCGCCGCCGAACTCGGCGTCGGCGACGGGATCAGCTACGAGGGGCGCATCGCCGAGGTCGCCAAGGCGTACGCGGCGGGCAGCGTCGTGATGCTCTCCTCCATCAGCGAGGGCTTCCCCTTCAGCATCATCGAGGCCATGTCCTGCGGGCGCACCACCGTCTCCACGGACGTCGGGGGCGTCCGCGAGGCCGTCGGGGACACCGGGCTCGTCGTCCCGCCCCGCGAACCCGAGACCATGGCCCGCGCCACCCTGGCCCTGCTGCGCGACGACGAGCGCCGGGCCGAGCTCGGCCGGTCGTCCCGCAAACGGGTCGTCGAGAAGTTCACCCTCCACCAGTCCGTCGACGGCTTCCGGCACATCTACCGGGAACTCGCCGGGCAGCCCGTCCTGCCCGTCCGTGCGGGCGACGACTGGACCCAGCGGCTCGCGGACCCCTGGTACCGCGAACTCGCCGCGGACGGGAGCCTGTGGTGA
- the sucB gene encoding 2-oxoglutarate dehydrogenase, E2 component, dihydrolipoamide succinyltransferase, translated as MSVSVTLPALGESVTEGTVTRWLKAEGERVEADEPLLEVSTDKVDTEIPSPVSGILASIKVAEDETVEVGAELAVIDDGSGAPAPAAAPAAETVVAETPAAPAPVAEAPAAPAPAEAPAPAAAPAASGTDVVLPALGESVTEGTVTRWLKAVGESVEADEPLLEVSTDKVDTEIPAPVSGTLLEILVGEDETAEVGARLAVIGVAGAAPAAAPAAAAPAPVAAPAPAAPAPVAPAPVAAPAPVAPAAPVAAPAPVAAPAPVAAPAPVAAPAPVAAAPVTPVSAGDEGAYVTPLVRKLASESGVNLSTVSGTGVGGRIRKQDVLAAAEAAKAAAAAPAPAAAPAAKAPAAAVSELRGQTVKMTRMRKVIGDNMMKALHSQAQLSSVVEVDITKIMKLREQAKAGFLAREGVKLSPMPFFVKAAAQALKAHAVVNARINDDEGTITYFDSENIGIAVDSEKGLMTPVIKGAGDLNLAGISKATADLASKVRGNKITPDELSGATFTISNTGSRGALFDTVIVPPNQVAILGIGATVKRPMVIETPEGTVIGVRDMTYLTLSYDHRLVDGADAARYLSAVKAILEAGEFEVELGL; from the coding sequence ATGTCGGTTTCCGTAACCCTTCCGGCGCTCGGTGAGAGCGTCACCGAGGGCACTGTCACCCGCTGGCTGAAGGCCGAGGGCGAGCGCGTCGAGGCCGACGAGCCGCTGCTCGAGGTCTCGACCGACAAGGTCGACACCGAGATCCCGTCGCCCGTCTCCGGCATCCTGGCCTCCATCAAGGTCGCCGAGGACGAGACCGTCGAGGTCGGCGCCGAGCTCGCCGTCATCGACGACGGCTCCGGCGCCCCGGCCCCGGCCGCCGCTCCGGCCGCCGAGACGGTCGTGGCCGAGACCCCGGCGGCTCCGGCCCCGGTGGCCGAGGCCCCGGCCGCCCCCGCACCGGCCGAGGCCCCCGCCCCCGCCGCCGCCCCGGCCGCGTCCGGCACCGATGTCGTGCTCCCCGCCCTGGGCGAGTCCGTCACCGAGGGCACCGTCACCCGCTGGCTGAAGGCCGTCGGCGAGTCGGTCGAGGCCGACGAGCCGCTGCTGGAGGTCTCGACCGACAAGGTCGACACCGAGATCCCCGCCCCGGTCTCCGGCACCCTGCTGGAAATCCTGGTCGGCGAGGACGAGACCGCCGAGGTCGGCGCCCGTCTGGCCGTCATCGGCGTCGCGGGTGCGGCTCCGGCCGCCGCCCCGGCCGCCGCCGCTCCGGCTCCGGTTGCCGCCCCGGCCCCGGCCGCTCCGGCTCCGGTCGCCCCCGCTCCGGTCGCCGCCCCGGCTCCGGTCGCCCCGGCCGCCCCGGTCGCCGCTCCGGCCCCCGTGGCCGCTCCGGCCCCGGTCGCCGCTCCGGCCCCGGTCGCCGCTCCGGCTCCCGTCGCCGCCGCTCCCGTCACCCCGGTCTCCGCCGGTGACGAGGGCGCGTACGTGACCCCGCTGGTGCGCAAGCTCGCCTCGGAGTCCGGCGTCAACCTGTCCACGGTTTCGGGCACCGGTGTCGGTGGCCGCATCCGCAAGCAGGACGTCCTGGCCGCCGCCGAGGCCGCCAAGGCCGCCGCTGCCGCCCCGGCCCCGGCCGCCGCTCCGGCCGCGAAGGCTCCGGCCGCCGCGGTGTCCGAGCTGCGCGGTCAGACCGTCAAGATGACCCGCATGCGCAAGGTCATCGGCGACAACATGATGAAGGCCCTGCACTCGCAGGCGCAGCTCAGCTCCGTGGTCGAGGTGGACATCACCAAGATCATGAAGCTGCGCGAGCAGGCCAAGGCCGGCTTCCTCGCCCGTGAGGGCGTCAAGCTGTCCCCGATGCCGTTCTTCGTCAAGGCCGCCGCCCAGGCGCTGAAGGCCCACGCGGTCGTCAACGCCCGGATCAACGACGACGAGGGCACCATCACCTACTTCGACTCGGAGAACATCGGCATCGCCGTGGACTCCGAGAAGGGCCTGATGACCCCGGTCATCAAGGGTGCCGGTGACCTCAACCTGGCGGGCATCTCCAAGGCGACCGCCGACCTGGCCTCCAAGGTCCGCGGCAACAAGATCACGCCGGACGAGCTGTCGGGCGCGACCTTCACCATCAGCAACACCGGCTCGCGCGGTGCGCTGTTCGACACCGTCATCGTGCCCCCGAACCAGGTCGCCATCCTGGGCATCGGCGCGACGGTCAAGCGCCCCATGGTCATCGAGACCCCCGAGGGCACCGTCATCGGCGTCCGCGACATGACGTACCTGACCCTGTCCTACGACCACCGCCTGGTGGACGGCGCGGACGCGGCCCGGTACCTCTCGGCGGTCAAGGCGATCCTCGAAGCCGGCGAGTTCGAGGTCGAGCTCGGCCTGTAA